The window AATTGCCTTCTGAATAGCTTGAATAACATATCTCCGTGGATAGGCATTTAATAATTCGACCCCCTGATTACTTTTCAGTATTTCGTCAACAGAGGGTAAAGTGGCGAGCAATTTCTGATTTTCATTCATGTATTTTTCTACCATAGAATTGTAATAAGGTCAACCCGAAAATGCAATTTGTAGATTGATTTTCCCAGTTCTTGAAAAAACAATATATGTTAAAATATAAATAACCTATGTCCCACGAGTCGTGCAATTTGAAAAAGTGCACTCTCCTCAGTCCCTTTTTAAAAAAAGGAGGGGTGAAGAATATTTTTAACAAAAAGCACTTTTTTCATGATATCCATGAAGAGTGTGGAATCTTTGGGATATATGGACATCCTGAGGCATCGAATATCACCTATTTAGGACTCTATGCACTTCAACACCGCGGGCAGGAAGGAGCAGGTATTTGCTCCTCTGATGGAAAACAACTCTTTATTGAAAAATCAATGGGGCTCGTAGCTGATATATTCACAGAGAAAAGATTAAGAAGACTACCCGGAAATATAGCAATAGGGCATAATCGTTATTCTACCGCTGGAACCAGTGTCCTTAAAAACGTTCAGCCTATAGTTGCCAATTTCTCACTCGGGACACTTGCAATCGCACATAATGGAAACCTTGTAGATGCAGTAGATATCAGAAGTTCACTTGAAGAAGAAGGTGCCATATTTCAATCTTCTTCAGATAGCGAAGTAATAGTTCATCTTATCGCACATTCAAAGGGTAATGATTTTTATGAACGGGTGGCTAATGCTGTCACTCAGGTAAATGGTTCTTTTAGTCTGCTTATTCTAAGAGAGAAAGAAATCATTGCAGTTCGTGACCCTTATGGTGTAAGGCCATTCAGTCTTGGTATGAAAAACGGTGCTTATGTTCTGGCATCAGAGACTTGTGCTTTTGACCTCATTGGTGCAACTTATATAAGAGATATTGAACCTGGAGAATTACTTATAATAAATAATGAAGGTCTTCAATCAATGAAGATATTTAACAACTTCAGAAAAGCATTCTGTATATTCGAGTTCATCTATTTTTCAAGACCTGACAGCAATATTTTTGGAGGACTGAATGTTAATGAGATGAGAAAGGAATTCGGGAGGCAACTTGCACGAGAATCTAATGTCAGTGCAGATCTTGTTATTCCTGTCCCTGATTCAGGTGTTCCTGCAGCCATCGGATTTTCAGAAGTAAGCAAAATCCCGCTGGACTTTGGGCTTATAAGAAATCATTATGTTGGAAGGACGTTCATAGAGCCCAAGCATAGTATCAGACATTTTGGAGTTAAGATTAAACTTAATCCTGTAAGAAAACTCCTCGAGGGTAAAAGGCTGATAGTCATAGATGATTCTATTGTCAGGGGAACTACCAGCAAGAAGATAGTAAAGATGCTCAGGGAAGGAGGGGGTGCAAAAGAAGTACATCTCAAAATAAGCTCTCCACCTACTATAGGACCTTGCTTTTACGGCATTGACACACCTACAAGGCAAGAACTCATCGCTTCTACTCATCTCTTAGAAGAGATCAGGAAATATGTAACTGCTGACTCACTTGCTTATTTAAGTCTCGAGGGACTGAAGAAAATAGTCCCAGAATCTCATAATTATTGCACTGCATGTTTTGACTTTAATTACCCGATCAGTTTTCCTGGAGAACACTTAAAACAGATGGAATTTCTTTTCAGATAGACCGTGATAAATGTTCTTAGAGACATCTTCAGAGTCAATCTCGGTGTAAAAAAACATGAAAATGTTCTTTTATTCAATGATAGGGTCTCGGATAAAGAAGATATAAGCGAGGTTGATATTAACAGAAGATTAAAGCTCAGCTGTCTTGTATTTTTTTTATCAGAGATCGGGAAGAATCTTTGTAAATCAATAATAACTTGCGAATATTTAGCTACAGGCAGTCATGGTGCTGAACCCCCTGAAGAATTATGGAGGCTTGCTTTTGGAGAAAAGGCAATAGAGACTTTAAAGAAAAAAAATCTGTATAATCCCCTCCTGAAAAAAACCATACATGATAATGATCTCAAAAAAGTAGAAGAAATCATTGCAAAACAGAGAACTAATGCCGTAGACTGTGTTATAGCTTTATCCAATTATTCTACAAGCCATACGAGATTCAGGGATTTTCTGACAAGGATATGTGGATGCAGGTATGCAAGTATGCCCCTTTTTGATATATCCATGCTTGAAGGTTCTATGAATGTAGACTGGAATGAATTAGCAAAGAGGACAAAAAAGGTCTCAAAAATTGTCAGTTTAGCCGAGGTTATTCAGATAAGAACTCCAAATGGCACCTTTCTCTCTTTTTCAAAAAAAGGGAGAAAGGCTTTAGCAGATACCGGGATTCTCAGCAAGCCTGGCTCTTTTGGAAATCTTCCAGCAGGCGAGGCTTTTCTGGCTCCTCTCGAGGGGACAGCACATGGAAGACTTATTATCGAGTGGGCACCAACAAGACAATTGGAGTCACCGATAACACTTATTGTTAAAAATGGATCAGTCGTTGATATTTCAGGCAGTGATATCTATGCAGAATATCTCAAATCTAAGCTGGCTGAAAGAAAAGAGAATGCAAATATTGCAGAGCTTGGGATCGGCACGAATGAAGCTGCAAGAAGACCTGATAATATCCTTGAATCAGAGAAGATTCTCGGGACAATCCATATTGCTCTCGGCGATAACAGCTCTTTTGGCGGCAGGGTTAAAACTCCATTTCATCAGGACTTTGTGTTCTTCAAACCGACTGTGACACTTATTAATAAAGACGGCAGCAGGAGAGATATACTTAAAAGAGGCAGATTATTCTGTTGATATGCGTAACGTAATACTCGGAACAGCAGGTCATATAGATCATGGTAAAAGCTCTGTTGTAAAAGCTTTGACAGGGATAGACCCTGACAGGCTGAAAGAGGAGAAGGAAAGAGGGATAACCATTGATCTTGGGTTTGCAGACCTCCGTTATCCTGATGGACTTACCATCGGCATAGTAGATGTCCCGGGTCACGAAAGACTCGTAAAGAATATGCTTGCAGGAGCCGGTGGTATAGATCTGGTTCTACTTGTCATCGCTGCAGATGAAGGCATCATGCCCCAGAGCCGTGAGCATCTCTCAATTTGCAATTTACTCAAGATTAAATCAGGAGTCATTGCAATCACAAAGGCAGACCTTGTTGAAAAGGACTGGCTTGATCTTGTTTTGGATGAAGTACGGAGTTTTGTAAAAGGCACTTTTCTTGAAGAAGCAGAAATAGTTACTGTGTCTTCAAAGACCATGTTAAATATTGGCCTCTTGAAAGACAAGATCCATGAGGTAGCATTAAAAGTTGAAGCAAAACCAATTAAAGGTCTCTTCAGGCTGCCCATTGATAGAGTATTTACTTTGAAAGGGTTCGGGACAGTTGTAACAGGCACTGCTGTCTCAGGGACTCTTTCTGTTGATGATGCTGTTGAGATACTTCCAAGTAATATTCAGAGCAAGGTCAGGGGACTGCACAGCCACGGGAAACCACTTCAGACCGCACTTGCCGGACAGAGGGTGGCAATCAATCTTCAGGGGGTTGACAAGGAGGCATTGAAACGAGGAGATGCTGTAGTAATACCAGGGAAATTCATTCCGACAAAGAAGATTGATGCCAAAGTGGAAATGCTTTTATCTGCCCCTGTCCTTAAGAATAAAAGTCTTGTTCATTTTCATTTAGGCACATCAGAAACAATAGCGAGGATCATTCTATATGGCAGGAATGAGATTAAGGCAGGTGAAAATTGCTATTGCCAGTTCAGACTAAGAGAACCGGTTATTGCGGTATCCGGCGATAGATATATAATAAGAAGATTTTCACCTGTGGATACTATAGGCGGTGGTGAAATTCTTGATTCAATGCCTTCACGTCGGGGTCAGAAGGAAGGGACGGATGATTTACAGATTTTTGAAAAAGGAACTCTCGAAGAAAAGATAGCAATCAAAATACAAAAGGCAGGTATTTACGGAAAAACCTTATCATTACTTGAGGGATGGATCAAGGAAGAAATCCCATCCATAAGAAAAGCAATAAATTCATTGAAAGAAAAAGGAATCATTTTGCAGTTTGAAGACATCCTGATTCACAGCGATATCTATGAAACCTTTAAAGAAAATGTCATGAAGTCTCTGAACGACTTTCATAAAAAAAATCCCTTAAAACCAGGGATGACAAAAGAAGAGCTCAGAGCACAGATTAATATTGAACCAAGACTTTTCGGGAATCTGCTGACATCGATCAAAGAGATTGTAATAGAGAAAGAACTGGTTAGACAAGCTTCTTTCCGTGTTGCACTATCACAGGTTGACGAAACCCTCAAAGCAAAAATTTTAGGGATGTTAGAAAAAAGTGGGTTCCAGCCACTAACAAGAGAAGAATTATATCAATCTCTCCAGATGGAACAAAAGAAACTAACAGATATCCTTAATCTCATGGCAAAAGAGGGGAGCATTATCAGGATCAATGAATCATTATATATTCCTTCAACAGTATTTAAAAACATGATTGAGAAACTGAAGGCTTTTTTTAGCAAAAAGCCTGAAATGACCGTAGCAGAGTTCAGGGACATACTCAACACAACAAGAAAATACGCCCTGCCATTCCTCGAATACCTTGATTCAAATAAGATTACATTAAGGGTCGGGGATATAAGGAAATTATTGCTGAAAGAGTAATGAAAGAAGAATAGATAATTTAAATAAATTGGGTTAAACTATTTGCAATGATACGGTATAAAATGATTCCAGAAGATATTCATAAAAAAATCGCTTTCCTCGCAGGAATTCTTTCAAAGGATCCCAATATCATCTTTTCCTATCTCTTTGGGGGGCTGTTAAAAGATAACCCAAATCCTTTAAGTGATGTTGACGTGGCTGTTTATGTAAAAAATGTTAAAAAAATGGACTACCTTCAGTTATTTGGCGATATTGCAAATGTCCTTGGTACAGATGAGATTGACATGGTGATTTTGAACACCGCTCAGCTCAGTCTTGCCGGGAGAATTCTACAGGCCAGAAAAGTTCTTGTTGATAAGGACCCATTTCTGAGGCACAAATATGAATCAACAGTCCTGAGAGAATTTTTTGATTTCAAAATAAAAGAAAGAGATATTCTGAAAAGAAGGTACGGAATTGGTTGATAAACTTCTGTTAGGAAGAAAGCTTGCACAGATAGAGACTTATTTAGGACAGATCAGAGAGTATTCTAAAATCTCAGTTAATGCATATAAAAATGACTGGAAAGTACAGAGGATTGTTGAAAGAACCTTACAA of the Nitrospirota bacterium genome contains:
- the selB gene encoding selenocysteine-specific translation elongation factor, whose amino-acid sequence is MRNVILGTAGHIDHGKSSVVKALTGIDPDRLKEEKERGITIDLGFADLRYPDGLTIGIVDVPGHERLVKNMLAGAGGIDLVLLVIAADEGIMPQSREHLSICNLLKIKSGVIAITKADLVEKDWLDLVLDEVRSFVKGTFLEEAEIVTVSSKTMLNIGLLKDKIHEVALKVEAKPIKGLFRLPIDRVFTLKGFGTVVTGTAVSGTLSVDDAVEILPSNIQSKVRGLHSHGKPLQTALAGQRVAINLQGVDKEALKRGDAVVIPGKFIPTKKIDAKVEMLLSAPVLKNKSLVHFHLGTSETIARIILYGRNEIKAGENCYCQFRLREPVIAVSGDRYIIRRFSPVDTIGGGEILDSMPSRRGQKEGTDDLQIFEKGTLEEKIAIKIQKAGIYGKTLSLLEGWIKEEIPSIRKAINSLKEKGIILQFEDILIHSDIYETFKENVMKSLNDFHKKNPLKPGMTKEELRAQINIEPRLFGNLLTSIKEIVIEKELVRQASFRVALSQVDETLKAKILGMLEKSGFQPLTREELYQSLQMEQKKLTDILNLMAKEGSIIRINESLYIPSTVFKNMIEKLKAFFSKKPEMTVAEFRDILNTTRKYALPFLEYLDSNKITLRVGDIRKLLLKE
- a CDS encoding aminopeptidase; translated protein: MINVLRDIFRVNLGVKKHENVLLFNDRVSDKEDISEVDINRRLKLSCLVFFLSEIGKNLCKSIITCEYLATGSHGAEPPEELWRLAFGEKAIETLKKKNLYNPLLKKTIHDNDLKKVEEIIAKQRTNAVDCVIALSNYSTSHTRFRDFLTRICGCRYASMPLFDISMLEGSMNVDWNELAKRTKKVSKIVSLAEVIQIRTPNGTFLSFSKKGRKALADTGILSKPGSFGNLPAGEAFLAPLEGTAHGRLIIEWAPTRQLESPITLIVKNGSVVDISGSDIYAEYLKSKLAERKENANIAELGIGTNEAARRPDNILESEKILGTIHIALGDNSSFGGRVKTPFHQDFVFFKPTVTLINKDGSRRDILKRGRLFC
- a CDS encoding nucleotidyltransferase domain-containing protein codes for the protein MIRYKMIPEDIHKKIAFLAGILSKDPNIIFSYLFGGLLKDNPNPLSDVDVAVYVKNVKKMDYLQLFGDIANVLGTDEIDMVILNTAQLSLAGRILQARKVLVDKDPFLRHKYESTVLREFFDFKIKERDILKRRYGIG
- a CDS encoding amidophosphoribosyltransferase, whose protein sequence is MSHESCNLKKCTLLSPFLKKGGVKNIFNKKHFFHDIHEECGIFGIYGHPEASNITYLGLYALQHRGQEGAGICSSDGKQLFIEKSMGLVADIFTEKRLRRLPGNIAIGHNRYSTAGTSVLKNVQPIVANFSLGTLAIAHNGNLVDAVDIRSSLEEEGAIFQSSSDSEVIVHLIAHSKGNDFYERVANAVTQVNGSFSLLILREKEIIAVRDPYGVRPFSLGMKNGAYVLASETCAFDLIGATYIRDIEPGELLIINNEGLQSMKIFNNFRKAFCIFEFIYFSRPDSNIFGGLNVNEMRKEFGRQLARESNVSADLVIPVPDSGVPAAIGFSEVSKIPLDFGLIRNHYVGRTFIEPKHSIRHFGVKIKLNPVRKLLEGKRLIVIDDSIVRGTTSKKIVKMLREGGGAKEVHLKISSPPTIGPCFYGIDTPTRQELIASTHLLEEIRKYVTADSLAYLSLEGLKKIVPESHNYCTACFDFNYPISFPGEHLKQMEFLFR